In Brockia lithotrophica, one DNA window encodes the following:
- a CDS encoding Fructokinase, whose amino-acid sequence MRGRYWAGIEAGGTKWLFAVGERSGPPHCTCRIPTEDPERTVRRVAEMLAAYPLVGVGLGSFGPIGVVPERADYGVLRATPKPGWQGFPLRARLEKALGAPVRVVTDVAAAAWGELHLGSGRGLRSLAYVTVGTGVGVACVERGRFVGGGGHPELGHIFLPRAPEDEFPGVCPYHGSCWEGLASGPAVERRTGRRGEELAEDDPVWPVVAHYVAHGLLAVTYACAPERIVLGGGVGSRPIVFRLVRAQFSALLAGYTSFDAPLHAETYIVPPALGDQSGVLGALALAREEFSA is encoded by the coding sequence ATGCGGGGGAGGTATTGGGCGGGCATCGAGGCCGGAGGAACGAAGTGGCTCTTCGCCGTCGGCGAGCGCTCCGGTCCTCCCCACTGCACGTGCCGCATCCCTACGGAAGATCCCGAGCGGACCGTCCGTCGCGTCGCGGAAATGCTCGCCGCATATCCCCTGGTGGGCGTAGGGCTGGGAAGCTTTGGCCCCATCGGCGTCGTTCCGGAGCGTGCGGACTACGGCGTGCTCCGCGCTACGCCGAAGCCCGGGTGGCAGGGGTTTCCCTTGCGCGCCCGCTTAGAAAAGGCCCTCGGCGCTCCCGTGCGCGTGGTCACCGACGTGGCCGCCGCCGCATGGGGAGAACTCCACCTCGGCTCCGGACGCGGCCTACGCTCCCTCGCCTACGTCACGGTGGGAACGGGAGTCGGCGTAGCCTGCGTAGAGCGGGGACGGTTCGTCGGCGGAGGCGGGCACCCGGAGCTCGGCCACATCTTTCTTCCGCGCGCCCCGGAGGACGAATTTCCGGGCGTATGCCCGTACCACGGATCCTGCTGGGAGGGCCTTGCTTCCGGTCCTGCGGTAGAACGGCGTACGGGGAGGCGAGGCGAAGAACTTGCCGAAGACGATCCCGTGTGGCCGGTGGTCGCCCACTACGTCGCCCACGGCCTCCTCGCGGTGACGTACGCCTGCGCTCCCGAGAGGATCGTCCTGGGGGGTGGGGTGGGAAGCCGGCCGATCGTGTTTCGGCTGGTGCGCGCACAGTTCTCCGCCCTTCTCGCAGGGTATACTTCTTTCGACGCCCCTTTGCACGCGGAGACGTATATCGTGCCGCCGGCCTTGGGGGATCAGTCGGGGGTGCTTGGCGCTCTCGCCTTAGCGCGCGAAGAATTTTCCGCCTAG